The Bradyrhizobium sp. CCBAU 051011 DNA segment AGCGCTGCGCGGGCGTTCTGCTCGACCAGGAGCACCGAGACGCCGAGGCTTCGCAGCGAGGCGATGGTGCGGAAGATTTCGCGGACGATCAGCGGCGCCAGCCCGAGGCTGGGTTCGTCGAGCACGAGCAGTTCCGGCTTCGCCATCAGCGCGCGGCCGAGCGCCAGCATCTGCCGCTCGCCGCCCGATAACGTGCCGGCGGCCTGCTTGCTGCGCTCCTTCAGCCGCGGGAAGCGGTCGAACACATCGTCGAGGCTTTTGCGCGTCGTCGAGCGGTCGCGCAGGCTGTAGGTGCCGAGCAGCAGATTGTCGGCCACCGACATGTCGGCAAACAGCTCGCGCTTTTCCGGCACGAGACAAAGGCCGCGCTCGACGCGGCCCTCGACGTCGATCTTCGCGAGATCGGCGCCCTGAAACACCATGCGTCCGGTCGATTTCAGCATACCAATGGCCGCCATCAGCAGGGTGGTTTTGCCGGCGCCGTTCGGGCCGATCACGGTCACGATCTGCCCTTGCTCGACGGACAGCGAGACGTTTCGCACCGCCTCGACCTTGCCGTAGGCGACCGACACATTCTCGATCGAGAACATCTGTGTCACGCGACACCTCCGAGATAGGCTTCCTGGACCCGGGCATCGCTGCGGATCGCCGCCGGTTCGCCTTCGCAGAGCTTTGAGCCGAAATCGAGTACGACGATGCGGTCGACCAGCGACATGACGAATTCCATGTCGTGCTCGACCAAGAGGATGGTCAGGTGATCCGCGCGCAGCGACCGCAACAGCTCCGCAAGCTTCAGCTTCTCCTGGCGACGAAGGCCGGCGGCCGGCTCGTCGAGCACGAGCAGCGTCGGATCAGCGGCAAGCGCGCGGGCGATCTCGAGCACGCGCTGATTGCCGAGCGGCAGATTGCCGGCGAGCTCGAATGGTTTGTCGCCGAGCCCGACCCGTTCGAGCTGCTGCAGCGCTTCGTAGCGGGCGCTGGCCTCTTCCGCCTGGTTCAGGCGTAAGGCGCCGGCGAGCAGGCCGGTTTTGGTCCGCGAATAGGTGCCGAGCAGCACGTTGTCGAGCAGCGTCATGCGTGGGCGCAACTTGACGTGCTGGAAGGTGCGGGAGATGCCGGCGCGGGCGATGTGGAATTGCTGGTCGTGGGTGATCGAACGGCCCGCGAACGCGATCTCGCCGCTATTCGCGCGCAGCGCGCCGGTGAGCAGGTTGAACATCGTGGTCTTGCCGGCGCCATTCGGCCCGATCAGCCCGAGGATCTCGCCGGATTTCACTTCGAAGCTGACATTGTTGACGGCGACGAGACCGCCAAATCGGCGCTGCGCTTCGCGCACTTTAAGAAGGAGCGTGCCCGGCGCCGGTTTGTCACGGAGCGGCAACGGGTCAGCCACCTGCGGGCGGGACTGCTTGAGGTCAGGCAGAAAGCCTGCGAGGAACGGGACGATGCCCTGCCGGGCACGTTGCAGGAACAGGATGAACAGCGCCGAGAAAGCCACGATCTCGAGCTGGCCGGAGGCGCCCTTGGCGATCAGCGGCAGATAGTCCTGCACGGTGTTCTTCAGCAGCGTGACGATCGCGGCGCCAACCACGCCGCCCAGAATGCTGCCGGCGCCGCCGACCATCGCCATCATCAGATATTCGATACCCATGCCGGCTTCGAACGGTCCGGGGCTGACGAAACGGCCGAGATGGGCGTAGAGCCATCCAGACAGCGAGCCAAGGAACGCAGCGATGACGAACGTCACCAGCTTGATCTGGAACGCGCTGATCCCGAGGCTTTCGACCAGCGTATTGCCGCCGCGAAGCGCGCGCATCGCGCGGCCGATGCGCGAGTCGAGCAGGTTGTAGCAGACGAAAAGAACCGCCACGACAATAGCCCAGATCAGGAAATAGATCTGCCGGCTCTCGACCAAGGCGATCGGGCCGATCGAGATCGGCGGAATGCCCGAGATGCCGTTATGTTGACCGAGGCCATCGATGTTGCCGAACAGGAACGCGATTGCCAATCCCCAGGCGACCGTGCTCAGCGACAGGAAGTGACCGCCCAGGCGCAGCGTCACGAAGCCCAGGATCGCCGCGATGCTGCAAGTAAGAACGACGGCCAGTGCCAGTCCGAGCCATGGCGAATAGCCGTTCACCGCCGTGACCCACGCGGTCGAGTAAGCTGCGACGCCGACAAAGGCGGCCTGGCCGAACGACACAATACCGCCAACGCCGGTCAGCAGCGCCAGCCCGATTGCCGCAAGCGCGTAGATGCCGATGTAGTTCAGCAGGGTGATGCTGAACGGATTGAGCACGAAGGGCGCCGCCACGAGGCAGGCAATCGCCGCGGCAATGATGAGACGGATCTGCTGCAGTGTCATTCCTCGACTTCCTCTTCGGAATGCTGCGAGGCGAGCGAGCGCCAGAGCAGGATGGGGATCAGCAGCGAGAAGACGATGACGTCCTTTAACGTACTGCTCTGGAATGAGGCGAAACTCTCAATAATGCCGACGCCAAATGCGCCGAGCGCCGCGCCTGGATAGCTGGCCATGCCGCCGACGATGGCGCCGACAAAGGCTTTCAGGCCGAGCAGGAATCCGGAGTCATAGAAGATCGTGTTGACCGGTGCGATCAGGATGCCGGAGACGCCGGCCATCAATGATCCCAGCAAATAGGCGATGGTTCCGGCACGCGCAGGCCTGATACCCATCAGCCGGGCGCCGGTCCGGTTCAGGGCGGTGGCGCGCAGCGCCTTGCCGATCAGCGTGAAGTCGAAGAACAGAAACAGCAGGCCGCTGAACACCAGCGCGGCAGTGAGGATCAGCACCGTCTGTCCGGAAACGTGCACGCCGGCGATCTCGATCGCCATCGACGTCAGCGGCTCGGTCCTGACGCCTTCGGGGCCGAAGAACAGCAGGCCAAGTCCGACCAGCGCGAAATGCAGTGCGACCGAGACCGTCAGCAGCAACAGAACCGAGGCGTCCGCGATCGGGCGAAACACGATCCGGTCCAAGAGCGGCGAGATCGGCATGATCAAAAGCAGCGCCAGCACGATCCGGACCGGCATCGGGGGATTGAAGCGCATCGTC contains these protein-coding regions:
- a CDS encoding ABC transporter ATP-binding protein gives rise to the protein MFSIENVSVAYGKVEAVRNVSLSVEQGQIVTVIGPNGAGKTTLLMAAIGMLKSTGRMVFQGADLAKIDVEGRVERGLCLVPEKRELFADMSVADNLLLGTYSLRDRSTTRKSLDDVFDRFPRLKERSKQAAGTLSGGERQMLALGRALMAKPELLVLDEPSLGLAPLIVREIFRTIASLRSLGVSVLLVEQNARAALETADYGYVLETGEIIQSGPADTLIHDPKLIAAYLGGH
- a CDS encoding ATP-binding cassette domain-containing protein, whose translation is MTLQQIRLIIAAAIACLVAAPFVLNPFSITLLNYIGIYALAAIGLALLTGVGGIVSFGQAAFVGVAAYSTAWVTAVNGYSPWLGLALAVVLTCSIAAILGFVTLRLGGHFLSLSTVAWGLAIAFLFGNIDGLGQHNGISGIPPISIGPIALVESRQIYFLIWAIVVAVLFVCYNLLDSRIGRAMRALRGGNTLVESLGISAFQIKLVTFVIAAFLGSLSGWLYAHLGRFVSPGPFEAGMGIEYLMMAMVGGAGSILGGVVGAAIVTLLKNTVQDYLPLIAKGASGQLEIVAFSALFILFLQRARQGIVPFLAGFLPDLKQSRPQVADPLPLRDKPAPGTLLLKVREAQRRFGGLVAVNNVSFEVKSGEILGLIGPNGAGKTTMFNLLTGALRANSGEIAFAGRSITHDQQFHIARAGISRTFQHVKLRPRMTLLDNVLLGTYSRTKTGLLAGALRLNQAEEASARYEALQQLERVGLGDKPFELAGNLPLGNQRVLEIARALAADPTLLVLDEPAAGLRRQEKLKLAELLRSLRADHLTILLVEHDMEFVMSLVDRIVVLDFGSKLCEGEPAAIRSDARVQEAYLGGVA
- a CDS encoding branched-chain amino acid ABC transporter permease; protein product: MTADIAAILAIDGIATGAVYALVAIGTVLIFTVTRVIFIPFGDIAAFTALTLAALDAKQLPGTVGLVVVLACMACVMEVVSLARAGELRSVPKAVLGYLVLPLIVVGIVWLTMRFNPPMPVRIVLALLLIMPISPLLDRIVFRPIADASVLLLLTVSVALHFALVGLGLLFFGPEGVRTEPLTSMAIEIAGVHVSGQTVLILTAALVFSGLLFLFFDFTLIGKALRATALNRTGARLMGIRPARAGTIAYLLGSLMAGVSGILIAPVNTIFYDSGFLLGLKAFVGAIVGGMASYPGAALGAFGVGIIESFASFQSSTLKDVIVFSLLIPILLWRSLASQHSEEEVEE